The genome window AGAATTTTTGGACCAATGAAAGACTGGGAATGTTCTTGTGGTAAATACAAACGTGTTCGCTATAAAGGTGTAGTTTGTGACCGTTGTGGAGTAGAAGTAACGAAATCAAAAGTCCGTCGTGAACGTATGGGCCATATTGAACTCGCAGCTCCTGTTTCTCACATCTGGTACTTCAAAGGAATTCCAAGCCGTATGGGTCTTGTTATGGATATGTCCCCACGTGCATTAGAAGAAATTATCTATTTTGCATCTTACGTGGTTACAGAACCAGGCGATACTCCACTTGAAAAGAAACAACTTTTATCTGAACGTGAATACCGCGTTTACCGCGAAAAATATGGTAAAGGTTTCTCAGCTGGTATGGGCGCAGAAGCTATCAAAAAAATCTTAGCCGATATCGACTTAGAAAAAGAAACAAATGATTTAAAAGAAGAACTAAAATCCGCACAAGGTCAACGTCGTACTCGTGCGATTCGTCGTTTGGAAGTTATGGAAGCTTTCCGTAATTCCGGCAACAACCCAAGCTGGATGGTACTTGACGTGCTACCAGTTATCCCACCAGAAATTCGTCCAATGGTACAACTTGAAGGTGGCCGTTTTGCAACAAGTGATTTGAATGACTTATATCGTCGGGTAATCAACCGGAACAACCGTTTGAAACGCCTACTTGATCTAGGTGCACCAAACATTATCGTGCAAAATGAAAAACGGATGCTACAAGAAGCTGTCGATGCTTTAATTGACAACGGTCGTCGTGGTCGTCCAGTAACAGGTCCAGGTAACCGTCCGCTTAAATCCCTTTCTCATATGCTTAAAGGGAAACAAGGTCGTTTCCGTCAAAACTTACTAGGTAAACGTGTCGATTATTCTGGTCGTTCCGTTATCGTAGTTGGACCTAACTTAAAAATGTACCAATGTGGTCTTCCAAAAGAAATGGCGCTTGAATTATTCAAACCATTTGTTATGAAAGAACTAGTTGGACGCGGCTTAGCACACAACATTAAGAGCGCTAAACGTAAAATCGAACGTATGGCTCCAGAAATCTGGGACGTATTAGAAGAAGTTATTCGTGAACATCCGGTATTACTTAACCGGGCGCCTACGCTTCACAGACTTGGTATTCAAGCATTTGAACCAACTCTAGTTGAAGGTCGCGCAATCCGTCTTCACCCTCTTGTATGTACAGCTTACAACGCTGACTTTGATGGTGACCAAATGGCGGTTCACGTTCCTTTATCCGCAGAAGCACAAGCAGAAGCACGTATTTTAATGCTTGCAGCTCAAAACATTTTGAACCCTAAAGATGGTAAACCAGTTGTAACACCTTCCCAAGATATGGTGCTAGGTAACTACTACCTTACTTTAGAACGTGAAAAAGCTGTCGGCGAAGGTACTATCTTCAAAGATATCAATGAAGCACAACTTGCGTATCAAAACGGCTATGTACACTTACACTCTCGTATTGCTGTATTTGCTGGTTCGATTCCAAATGAACGTTTCACTGATGAACAACGCAACCAATTATTAATTACGACTGTTGGTAAACTGATTTTCAACACAATCTTACCAAAATCGTTCCCTTATATTAATGAACCAACGAAATTTAACTTAGAAATCGAAACACCAGCTAAATATTTCGTTGATACAACAACTGATGTTCGTGCTCATATTGCTGCACAAGAACTAATTGATCCATTCAAGAAGAAAATCCTCGGTAACATTATCGCGGAAGTCTTCAAGAAATTCCATATTACCGAAACTTCAAAAATGCTTGACCGTATGAAAGATCTTGGTTTCAAAATCTCGACTAAGGCCGGCATGACAGTAGGTATTGCGGATATCTTAACACTTGAAGAAAAACATGAAATTCTTGAAAAAGCACATGATACAGTTGAAAAAATCACTAAATCATTCCGTCGTGGTCTGATTACAGATGATGAAAGATACGAACGCGTTATCGCTGTATGGAATGCTGCCAAAGATGAAATCCAAGGAAAACTGATCTTGAGTTTGGATCGCTTAAACCCAATCTTCATGATGCAAGATTCCGGAGCTCGTGGTAACATTTCCAACTTTACACAGCTTGCTGGTATGCGTGGACTGATGGCTGACCCATCCGGACGTATCGTAGAATTGCCGATTACATCTAACTTCCGTGAAGGTTTAACGGTCTTAGAGTACTTCATTTCTACCCATGGTGCGCGTAAAGGTCTTACCGATACAGCCCTTAAAACAGCCGATTCCGGTTACCTTACTCGTCGTCTTGTTGACGTGGCTCAAGATGTTATCATTCGTGAAGACGATTGTGGCACAGACCGCGGTCTTACAATTAAGGCTATTCGTGAAGGTACTGAAATCATCGAACCACTTGAAGAACGTCTGGAAGGTCGTTATTCTCGTAAAACAATTCGTCACCCAGAAACAAAAGAAGTTATTGCACGTGAAAATGACTTAATTACAGAAGCAATTGCCACTCAAATCGTTGACGCAGGCATTGAAGAAGTAACTATCCGTTCTGCATTCACATGTAATACAAAACACGGCGTATGTAAAAAATGTTATGGTAAAAACTTGGCAACTGGTACAGAAGTCGAAGTTGGAGAAGCAGTTGGTATCATCGCTGCCCAATCTATCGGGGAACCAGGAACTCAGCTTACTATGCGTACTTTCCATACAGGTGGGGTTGCCGGAGACGATATCACGCAAGGTCTTCCACGTATTCAAGAAATCTTTGAAGCGCGTAATCCGAAAGGGCAAGCTATCATCACTGAAGTTGGCGGTGAAGTTGTTTCTATCGAAGAAGGTCGTGATCGTCAACAAGAAATCACTATCCAAGGTACAGATGACCGCCGTTCTTACAACATTCCTTACACTGCTCGCCTGCGTGTAGAAGAAGGAACTATCGTAGAACGTGGGGAAGCTCTAACTGAAGGTTCTGTGGATCCTAAAGCCTTGATTCGTGTTCGTGACGTATTATCCGTTCAAGAATATCTACTTGCAGAAGTACAAAAAGTTTACCGTATGCAAGGGGTAGAAATTGGCGATAAACACGTTGAAGTAATGGTTCGTCAAATGTTACGTAAAATCCGCGTAATGGATACTGGTGATACAAACATCTTACCAGGTACATTAATGGATATTCATACGTTTACAGAAGCCAACCGCGATGCTATCTTAAGTGGTAGCCAACCCGCAACAGGTCGTCCAGTTCTTCTAGGGATTACAAAAGCTTCCCTTGAAACTGATTCCTTCTTGTCTGCCGCATCATTCCAAGAAACAACTCGTGTCTTGACAGATGCTGCAATCAAAGGAAAACGTGACGAACTTCTAGGACTTAAAGAAAATGTTATCCTAGGTAAACTTGTTCCAGCTGGTACAGGTATTGGTCGTTACCGCAAACTGAAATCCGAAGTTATCAAGGAAACAGCTGAAGTAACTGACGAAATCACAAATATTTAATTTTACAAAGCCAAGTGTGCCGTTCGCGTACACTTGGCTTTTTTTGTTATACTCAATAAAAAGGAGTGAAGTGATTTGATTACACATGTTATTTGGGATATGGGCGAAACATTAAACACCGTACCAAACACAAGATACGACCATTACCCTCTCGATACTTACCCGGAAGTAGTGCTGCGCAAAGACGCCAAAGAAACGCTTGAAAAAGTAAAACAACTCGGATTCAAACAAGCCATTCTAAGCAACACCGCAACTAGCGATACCGAAGTAATAAAACGCGTTCTAACTAATTTCGGCATCATCGATTATTTTGACTTCATTTACGCCTCCAATTCCGAGTTACAACCAGGGAAAATGGAAAAGCCAGACAAAACTATTTTTGATTTCACACTAAATGCTCTTCAAATTGATAAAACGGAAGCAGTCATGGTCGGGAATACATTCGAAAGTGATATTATTGGCGCAAATCGTGCGGGAATCCACGCGATATGGCTCCAAAATCCAGAAGTTTGTTTGCAAGATGAGCGCCTCCCTCTTGTCGCACCGCCATTTGTTATACCAGTTTGGGACCTAGCCGATGTTCCTGAAGCCCTTTTATTATTAAATAAAGTTTTTACTTGACCTGTAATGCATTACACAAAGTAAACTAAAAAAGTAGAAGAAATTAGCCGGAAGGGGCGAACGAAATGACTGAAGTGAAAAAACAATTTCCAAAAGGATTTTTATGGGGTGGAGCAACTGCTGCGAACCAAGTTGAAGGCGCTTACGATGTAGATGGTAAAGGCCTTTCCACAGCAGATATGGTCAAATTCATTCCGAAAGAAGAACGCACGAGAGACCTTGAACTAGATGTATCTAAAGCAGAAATCGAAGCAATTATCGCAGGGAAAGTAGAAGGAAGATTCCCTAAACGTGATGGCGTTGATTTTTATCACCACTATAAAGAAGACATCGCATTATTTGCCGAAATGGGCTTTAAAACGTTCCGCCTATCACTAAACTGGGCACGTATTTTCCCGAACGGTGATGACAAAGAGCCGAATGAAAAAGGCCTTGAATTTTATGACAAAGTGTTTGATGAATTATTAAAATATGACATTGAGCCACTTGTGACACTTTCTCACTATGAAACGCCACTAAATCTTACTTTAAAATATAACGGTTGGGCTGATCGTCGCGTTATCGGATTTTTCACGAACTACGCGGAAACAGTTTTCAAACGTTATAAAAACAAAGTAAAATATTGGTTAACTTTTAACGAAATCAATGTTATTTCACTTAGCGCATACACTGGTGGGGGCGTGCTTTTAGAAGACGCGAAGAATCCACTTGAACTTTCTTATCAAGCAGGACATCACCAATTCGTAGCCAGTGCTCTTGCAACAAAATTGGCGCATGAAATTATTCCTGGATCACAAGTTGGTTGTATGTTAGCGCGTATGGCGACTTATCCAGCGACTAACAATCCAGATGATATCCTAAAAGCACAATACGAAAATCAACAAAATCTATTTTTCACAGACGTTCATGCTCGCGGTGAATATCCAAGCTTCATGAATCGTTTCTTCCAAGAGAACGACATTCACATCGTAAAAGAAGTTGGCGACGACGAAATCTTGAAAGCACATACAGTTGATTTCATTTCATTCAGCTATTACATGTCCCTGTCCGCAACAGCTAGCCCAGAAGGCGACCGCTCTGCCGGGAACTTAATGGGTGGCGTGAAAAATGAATACTTGGAGTCGTCCGATTGGGGTTGGCAAATTGACCCTAAAGGCTTACGCTGGACACTAAATGATCTTTATAGCCGCTACGAATTACCACTTTTCATCGTGGAAAATGGCTTAGGTGCTTATGATACAGTAGAAGAAGATGGCAAAATCCATGACGATTACCGCATTGACTACCTGCGCAAACATATCGAACAAATGAAAGAAGCAATTGCTGACGGCGTAGATTTAATGGGTTACACAAGCTGGGGTCCAATCGACCTAGTAAGTGCCTCCACAAGCGAAATGTCCAAACGTTACGGCTTCATCTACGTAGACCAAGATGACTGGGGCAAAGGAACATTAGAACGCTCCCGCAAAGATTCATTCTTCTGGTATAAAAAAGTAATTGAAACAAATGGTGAAGATTTAGATTAATAGGTAGAGTACAGCCCCGCTTTGGCGGGGCTGTTTTTTTACGCTACTTCCCACAAGAAACCAATTCTGCAATCGCTGAACGAAAAAGTTCAATTAATTGTCACATCTTTCGTGTAGAAGGGTCTAATGCGAGAAAAAATGGCGGGCATCTTCTGTTATAATTATTCATCAAAGACTAGTAATATTTTACGCCAAGTCATCCAAGATAGTGCAGATCCAAGGTGTATTTAATGATGAATTATCTACTCAGTCAAATTATAAGGAGACGATAAAATGAAACAGAGAAAAACCTCAGTACTACATGTTTTACTTGTAGTGACAGCTATCTTGGGAATTAGTTTATGGGTAAATGCAAGTCATGGGATGAAAGCTCAGGCAGAGAGTATTGCGCAACCAGCGCCAATTAACGAAATTTTCACGGATCCAGCATTAGCGGACGAGGTGAAGACGGAACTTGGAAAAACTAGTGTCACTGATGAAGTTACGCAAACAGATTTGAATCAGATAACTAAACTTGAAGCAGACGACAAAGGAATAAATTCAATAGAGGGAATACAATATTTAACTAATTTGAATATGTTGGGTGTATCTTCCAATCAGATTACTAATATTACACCTCTTGCCAATCTTACTAATTTAGATTCTTTATATTTAGGAGATAATAAAATTAGTGATGTGACGCCACTTTCAGGATTGACACAGTTAACATTCGTACAATTATCTATCAATCAAATAAAAGATGTGACACCTCTTGCTAATCTAACGAAATTAAATTATTTAGATTTACGAGAAAATCAAATAAGTGATGCAAGTCCTTTAGTTAATATGACTGATTTAACGGTTTTACATTTAGAAAAACAACAAATAACAGCCGCGCCAGTCGTATATCAAACTAATTTAGTTGCACCAGATATTTTGAAAAATGCTTATGGTGAAGTAGTACCACCAACAACGATTAGTAATAACGGAACCTTTGCTAGTCCAAATATCACTTGGAACTTAGATAGTTTCACGAGTGAGGTTAGTTATGATTTTAATCAAAAAATCACACTAGGTGATAATGGGAAGGTAACTTTTGCAGGAACTGTTGTTCAACCGATAGTAGAAGCGCCCGTGAATTACATTACTACATTTGATGTGGATGGAACGACGACGACAGAAAACGTGGTAGTGGATACATTAATAACCGAACCTGCTGAACCGACAAAAGAAGGTTATACTTTTTCTGGTTGGTATGATGCGGAAACTGGTGGGAATGAATGGGATTTTGCAGTAGATAAAATGCCGGCTACGAATATGACACTTTACGCACAGTTCACGATAAACAGCTACACAGCGACATTTGATGTGGATGGTGAAACAACTAATCAAAAAGTAGATTACCAAGCTCTGCTACAAGAACCGACTGCTCCGACGAAAGATGGCTACACATTTGTAGGATGGTATGATGCAAAAACGGGTGGAACTGAATGGGATTTCGCAACTAGCAAAATGCCAACTAGTGATATAACTTTATATGCTAGATTTACTAAAAATCCTAGCTCAGACAATTCTCAAACAGCTCCCGGAAAAGATGATAAAAACGACAAAGATAAACTAACAATTAAAGCTAACGACAGCGCAGATGCGACGAGTACTAAACTTCCAAAAACAAGTGATGATTCAAGTATGATTCCTACTATTTTAGGAACGCTTTTCATCGGAGGTGCAATACTAATCTTACGAAAAAAAACTACTAACATTTAAGATAAAGTAGATTTGGTTTCTATTTTCAGTAGAGACCAAATTTTTTTGTTAATTTGGTCTAAAAAAGGGTATCTATTATTAATGACTTATTTAGAAGAATAATTAGTGAATCTAATTTAAATAAAAGGAGAGGGATTATGAAGAAACGGTGGAATTCAGTATTCAAACTAGTTTTAATGGTAACTGCTATTCTCGGGCTTAGCCTATATGTAACGACAAGCCAAGGTGTGGAGGTTCGGGCAGAGAGCATCACGCAGCCAACCGCAATTAATGTGATTTTCCCTGATCCAGCTCTTGCGAATGCAATTAAAATAGCGGCTGGAAAATCTAATGTAACAGATACTGTCACGCAAGCGGATTTAGATGGAATAACTACTTTATCAGCATTTGGGACTGGAGTAACAACGATAGAAGGAGTGCAGTACTTAAATAATTTGATAGGGTTAGAACTTAAAGATAACCAAATAACTGATTTAACTCCTCTTAAAAATTTAACGAAAATAACAGAACTTGAATTATCTGGAAACCCGTTAAAAAATGTGAGCGCGATTGCTGGGTTACAAAGCATAAAAACGCTAGACCTAACTTCTACGCAAATTACAGATGTGACCCCACTTGCAGGTCTTTCCAATTTGCAGGTATTATATTTGGATCTCAATCAAATAACCAATATAAGTCCGCTTGCAGGACTAACTAATTTACAATACTTATCAATCGGAAATGCCCAAGTAAGTGATTTAACCCCACTTGCTAATTTATCTAAACTAACTACTTTAAAAGCTGATGATAATAAAATAAGTGATATTTCGCCACTTGCTAGTTTACCTAATCTTATAGAAGTTCATTTGAAAAATAATCAAATTAGTGATGTTAGCCCACTTGCGAATACTTCAAACTTATTTATTGTCACTTTAACGAATCAAACAATTACCAACCAACCTGTGTTTTATCAAAATAATCTTGTCGTCCCTAATATAGTAAAAGGTCCTTCTGGCGCGCCTATTGCACCCGCTACTATTAGTGACAATGGAACATACGCAAGCCCAAATTTAACATGGAATTTAACTAGTTTTATTAATAATGTTAGTTATACTTTTAACCAATCAGTCACTTTCAAAAATACAACAGTTCCGTTTAGTGGGACAGTTACACAACCATTAACAGAAGCTTACACTGCGGTTTTTGACGTGGACGGGAAGCAAACAAGTGTGACAGTCGGCGCGAATGAATTAATTAAAGAACCAACGGCCCCGACGAAAGAAGGTTACACATTCACAGGCTGGTATGATGCAAAAACTGGCGGGAATAAATGGGATTTCGGCGTGGATAAAATGCCCGCAGAAAATATCACGTTGTATGCTCAGTTCACAATTAATAGCTATACTGCCTCATTTGACAATGATGGTAAATTAACGACTCAAAAAGTCACTTATCAAAGTCTATTAGAAGAACCAGCAGCGCCAACGAAAACAGGTTATACGTTCAAAGGTTGGTATGATGCTAAAACGGGTGGAACTAAATGGGATTTTGCTACTGGTAAAATGCCGGCGGGAAATATTACACTATATGCCCAATTTACTAAAAATGATAGCCCAAATCCAAATGATCCAACCCCTAATACCCCAACAGGAAATGGTGATGGTACAAGCAATCCAAGCAATTCAGGAGGCAATACCACACTTCCAACAGCTGGTGACGAAAATACCATGCTTCCGATTTTTATCGGGGTTTTCTTGCTAGGAACAGCAACGCTAATTCTCCGCAAAACAATCAAAGTGAAATAACAATAAAAACAGCTGAGGTTTATAGTTTCTTTATAGACTTCAGTTGTTTTTGTTAATAGGGAAATACATCTAAATGTCACAATTAATCATTAACGGGTCTAATTTTAGTGATTGAACGAAATTTGATTAAGTTATAATTAAATAATTCAGCTATGAGTACATACACAGTCCTAAGAAATTGAATAATTTTATAAAGGAGATAAGTTAATGAAAAGAAACAAAACAGCATTACGTATCTTAGTAACTCTGGCTGTAGTAATGGCAATTAGCTTTTGGGTAGGGACGAGCTCAAAAGAAGTACAAGCAGCAGAGATTGGACAACCAACGCCTATCAATGAAATTTTTACAGATGAGAATTTAGCAAACGCAATAAAAACAACCTTAAGTAAACCTAGTACTGCATCTGCTGTTTCACAAGTGGAGTTGGATTCTGTACGTGATGTAACGGCAGAAAGTAGTAATATAGCTTCTTTGGAAGGAGTACAGTATTTAAATAATTTAGATACATTAGTTTTAAATAATAATAAAATAACTGATTTAAATCCACTTGCAGGATTAACTAAATTAAGTATTCTAGAAGCAAGTAATAATCAACTAAGTGATATAAGTGCACTTTCCAATGTGACAAATTTGCACCAATTAAGATTAGACGGAAATCAAATAAAACAGTTAAATGGAGTTAGTAATTTAATCAATCTTGAGACTATTGAACTAAGCAATAATCAAATAACTGCTATAAGCCCGGTTTCAGGTTTAAAAAACTTAGTTGGTCTTGGAATAGATAATAATAAAATCAGTGATTTAAGCCCAATTTCTGGTTTATCAAAGTTAAATCATTTAACTGCAGACAGTAACCAAATAAGTGATTTGCGTCCTCTATCAAACTTAGCTGCTATGGAAGTTATGCGACTAGATGGAAATCAAATTAGCGATGTAACTCCAATTGCGAATTTGGCTAATTTAAACTATGTATTTTTAGCTGAAAATCAAATCAGTGATATTAGTTCTTTACAACCGCTTTTTAATTCACCTAATTTTTTTGGTATTACTTTAGACAATCAAAAAATAACCAGTGAACCAGTATTGTATCAACAAGAGCTTGTGGTCCCTAATAACATTAAAGATGAAATGGGAGCTTTAATCGCACCAGCTACAATTAGCGATAATGGTGTGTATGCAAGCCCGAATATTAATTGGAATTTACCTAATTATACTAATCAAGTAAGTTACACTTTTAATAAACAATTAGCATATGGTTCTTTTAGTGGTACAGTGACCCAACCACTTCACAATGCTTACACAGCGACATTTGACGTAGATGGAGTGAAAACAAATGAAGCAGTGGAAGAAACGAAATTGCTTCAAGAACCAATAGCACCAACCAAAGAAGGCTACACTTTCACAGGCTGGTATGATGCGAAAACTGGCGGAAATAAATGGGATTTTGCGACAGATAAAATGCCAGCAGAGGACATCACATTATACGCGCAGTTTACGATTAATAGTTACACAGCCACATTTGATATTGATGGTAAATTAACGACTCAAAAAGTCACTTATCAAAGCTTGCTAGAAGAACCAGTAGCGCCAACGAAGGATGGCTATACGTTCACAGGTTGGTATGATGCTAAAACGGGTGGAACTAAATGGGATTTTGCGACAGGGAAAATGCCAGCGGGAAATATAACACTATACGCCCAGTTCACTAAAAATGACAACCCGAATCCCGATGATCCAACTACCAATACCCCAACAGGAAATGGTGATGGTACAAGTAACCCAAGTAATTCAGGAGGCAATACCACACTTCCAACAGCTGGTGACGAAAATACCATGCTTCCGATTTTTATCGGGGTTTTCTTGCTAGGAACAGCGACGCTAATTCTCCGCAAAACAATCAAAGTAAAATAACAACAAAAATAGCTGAGGTCTATAGTTTTTCTATAGGCTTCAGCTTTTTTTATTAGTAGATAAATTCATCTAAACGTCACAACTAAATCGTTAACAAGTCTAATTTTAGTGATTAAACGAAATCCTACTACGCTATAATATAGTGACTTAACTACGAGAACATACAAATTTCTAAAAAGCAGAATTACTTTATAAAGGAGATAGTTTAATGAAAAGAAACAAAACAGCATTAAGAATCTTAGTCACTTTAGCTGTAGTATTGGCAATTACTTTTTGGGTAGGGATGAGCTCAAAAGAAGTACAAGCAGCGGTGATTGAACACCCAACCCCTATTAACGAAATTTTTACTGATCCAGTGCTTACTGATAATGTAAAAACACTGCTCGGAAAAGCGGATGTAACAGACGAAGTTACGCAAACCGACTTAGATAGTGTAACTCATTTATCAGCAAAATCAGCAGGAATAACAACAATAGAAGGATTGCAGTATCTAACTAATTTATCGGAATTAGAATTAATAGATAATCAAGTAACCGATTTAAATCCTCTTAAAAATTTAACGAAAATAACAGAACTTAGATTATCTGGAAATCCGTTAAAAGATGTGAGCGCGCTTGCTGGATTAAAAAATCTAAAAACGATGGATCTTATTTATACAGATATTACGGATGTGACACCACTTGCAGGACTTTCCAATTTACAGGTGTTAAATTTAGATATCAATCAAATAACTGATATAACTCCACTTGCTGGACTATCTAATTTACAATTTTTATCGTTCGGAAGTACTCAAGTAAGTGATTTGACGCCACTTGCTAATTTATCTAAACTAACCACACTAAACGCTATGAATAGTAAAGTAAGCGATGTTTCTCCACTTACTGGTTTATCTAATCTCACAGAAGTTTATTTGGAAGAGAATCAAATTAGTGATGTGAGTCCGCTTGCAAAATTACCCAACTTATCTATTGTTACTTTAACGAATCAAACAATCACCAACCAACCCGTATTTTATCAAAATAAACCTATCGTTCCTAATGTAGTAACTGGCCTTTCTGGTGAGCTTATTGCACCGGATACTATTAGCGACAATGGAACATACACTAGTCCCAATTTAACGTGGGATTTAAACAGCTTCATTAATAGTGTTAGTTACACATTTAACCAATCAGTCACTTTCAAAAATACAACGGCTCCTTTTAGTGGAACAGTTACACAACCATTAACAGAAGTTTACGCTGTAGTTTTTGATGTGGACGGAGAGCAAACAAGTGCGATGGTAGGTGTGAATGAATTAATTAACGAACCAACTGCTCCAGCCAAGGAAGGTTATATATTCGATGGATGGTATGACGCAAAAACAGACGGGAATAAATGGGACTTTGGGATAGATAAAATGCCTGCTAGTGATATAACTTTATATGCTAAGTTCACTGAGAACGAAGAACCAAATGCTAGTAGTCCAATTAATGTGGAACCAAATGACAATAATTCAGACAATGCAGAACCAAATGCTAGTAGTTCAATTAATGTACAAGAAAATGGAACTAACGAAGGAATAAATAATCTGAACAGTTCAGGTGAAGATAAAGTCAACATCAAGTTACCGATTACTGGGGATGAATTGAATGTGCTTCCTATTTTTGTAGGAGCAGTTCTTATCGGAATTGGCTTAGTTTTATTCCGCAAAAAACGTCAAACAAAATAAACCAATCAATGGCTGGGCTTCTGTAAATCATGCAGAGGCTAAGCCATTTTTTAGTTGGTGATTTATAAGAAGGAGTTTGCCTTTATAGAGAACGGGAAAACATAGAGTGGAATTCATAGAAAGAGGGCGTGAAATATGGACCAACAAAAAAAGATTCAAATTTTAAAGGACATGGTAAATATTGATTCGACTAATGGGCATGAAGAACAAGTTGCGAACTATTTGCAAAAGTTGTTAGCTGAACACGGTATTGAGTCCGAAAAGGTACAATACGACGTAGACAGAGCTAGCCTAGTAAGCGAAATTGGTTCCAGTAACGAGAAGGTTTTGGCATTTTCAGGGCATATGGATGTAGTTGATGCGGGTGATGTATCTAAGTGGAAGTTCCCACCTTTTGAAGCGACAGAGCATGAAGGGAAACTATACGGACGCGGCGCAACGGATATGAAGTCAGGTCTAGCGGCGATGGTTATTGCAATGATTGAACTTCATGAAGAAAAACAAAAACTAAACGGCAAGATCAGATTATTAGCAACAGTTGGGGAAGAAATCGGTGAACTTGGAGCAGAACAACTAACACAAAAAGGTTACGCAGATGATTTAGATGGTTTAATCATCGGTGAACCGAGCGGACACAGAATCGTTTATGCGCATAAAGGTTCCATTAATTATACCGTTAAATCCACTGGTAAAAATGCCCATAGTTCGATGCCAGAGTATGGTGTGAATGCAATTGATAATTTGATACTATTTTACAATGAAATAGAAAAATACGTTGCTTCCATCCATGCCACAAATGAAATACTTGGCGATTTTATTCATAATGTCACGGTGATTAATGGCGGAAATCAAGTCAATAGTATTCCGGAAAAAGCAGAACTACAAGGTAATATTCGTTCCATACCAGAAGTTGATAACGAGACTTTGAAGCGACGTATTGTTGAAATTGTGAATGAGTTAAATAAAAAAGAACATGTGAAGTTAGAGTTACTGTTCGATTATGATAAACAGCCTGTATTTAGCGATAGGAATTCAAGCTTAGTGA of Listeria monocytogenes contains these proteins:
- a CDS encoding HAD family hydrolase, whose amino-acid sequence is MITHVIWDMGETLNTVPNTRYDHYPLDTYPEVVLRKDAKETLEKVKQLGFKQAILSNTATSDTEVIKRVLTNFGIIDYFDFIYASNSELQPGKMEKPDKTIFDFTLNALQIDKTEAVMVGNTFESDIIGANRAGIHAIWLQNPEVCLQDERLPLVAPPFVIPVWDLADVPEALLLLNKVFT
- a CDS encoding glycoside hydrolase family 1 protein; amino-acid sequence: MTEVKKQFPKGFLWGGATAANQVEGAYDVDGKGLSTADMVKFIPKEERTRDLELDVSKAEIEAIIAGKVEGRFPKRDGVDFYHHYKEDIALFAEMGFKTFRLSLNWARIFPNGDDKEPNEKGLEFYDKVFDELLKYDIEPLVTLSHYETPLNLTLKYNGWADRRVIGFFTNYAETVFKRYKNKVKYWLTFNEINVISLSAYTGGGVLLEDAKNPLELSYQAGHHQFVASALATKLAHEIIPGSQVGCMLARMATYPATNNPDDILKAQYENQQNLFFTDVHARGEYPSFMNRFFQENDIHIVKEVGDDEILKAHTVDFISFSYYMSLSATASPEGDRSAGNLMGGVKNEYLESSDWGWQIDPKGLRWTLNDLYSRYELPLFIVENGLGAYDTVEEDGKIHDDYRIDYLRKHIEQMKEAIADGVDLMGYTSWGPIDLVSASTSEMSKRYGFIYVDQDDWGKGTLERSRKDSFFWYKKVIETNGEDLD
- the rpoC gene encoding DNA-directed RNA polymerase subunit beta'; translation: MLDVNNFEYMKIGLASPDKIRSWSHGEVKKPETINYRTLKPERDGLFCERIFGPMKDWECSCGKYKRVRYKGVVCDRCGVEVTKSKVRRERMGHIELAAPVSHIWYFKGIPSRMGLVMDMSPRALEEIIYFASYVVTEPGDTPLEKKQLLSEREYRVYREKYGKGFSAGMGAEAIKKILADIDLEKETNDLKEELKSAQGQRRTRAIRRLEVMEAFRNSGNNPSWMVLDVLPVIPPEIRPMVQLEGGRFATSDLNDLYRRVINRNNRLKRLLDLGAPNIIVQNEKRMLQEAVDALIDNGRRGRPVTGPGNRPLKSLSHMLKGKQGRFRQNLLGKRVDYSGRSVIVVGPNLKMYQCGLPKEMALELFKPFVMKELVGRGLAHNIKSAKRKIERMAPEIWDVLEEVIREHPVLLNRAPTLHRLGIQAFEPTLVEGRAIRLHPLVCTAYNADFDGDQMAVHVPLSAEAQAEARILMLAAQNILNPKDGKPVVTPSQDMVLGNYYLTLEREKAVGEGTIFKDINEAQLAYQNGYVHLHSRIAVFAGSIPNERFTDEQRNQLLITTVGKLIFNTILPKSFPYINEPTKFNLEIETPAKYFVDTTTDVRAHIAAQELIDPFKKKILGNIIAEVFKKFHITETSKMLDRMKDLGFKISTKAGMTVGIADILTLEEKHEILEKAHDTVEKITKSFRRGLITDDERYERVIAVWNAAKDEIQGKLILSLDRLNPIFMMQDSGARGNISNFTQLAGMRGLMADPSGRIVELPITSNFREGLTVLEYFISTHGARKGLTDTALKTADSGYLTRRLVDVAQDVIIREDDCGTDRGLTIKAIREGTEIIEPLEERLEGRYSRKTIRHPETKEVIARENDLITEAIATQIVDAGIEEVTIRSAFTCNTKHGVCKKCYGKNLATGTEVEVGEAVGIIAAQSIGEPGTQLTMRTFHTGGVAGDDITQGLPRIQEIFEARNPKGQAIITEVGGEVVSIEEGRDRQQEITIQGTDDRRSYNIPYTARLRVEEGTIVERGEALTEGSVDPKALIRVRDVLSVQEYLLAEVQKVYRMQGVEIGDKHVEVMVRQMLRKIRVMDTGDTNILPGTLMDIHTFTEANRDAILSGSQPATGRPVLLGITKASLETDSFLSAASFQETTRVLTDAAIKGKRDELLGLKENVILGKLVPAGTGIGRYRKLKSEVIKETAEVTDEITNI